GCTGTTTCTAACAGGCAGGAGATAGCAAGGAGGCTCATGGAGGTGGGTAGGAGTCCAGATGAGCCTGTTGCCTTTGTGGAGAGGGGGACAACCTCTGGGCAGAGGGTTGTGATAACTAGCCTCAGGGAGCTTTCTGTGAGTCCTCCTGAGGTTAAGCCCCCTGCAGTTATGGTGGTGGGGAAGGTGGTGGGCTTGAAGGACTATCTGGTATGGTTTGAAGTATCCGAAAAAACCTTTGAAGTTCCCCAGGTTTAGGGAACGAATTACAGAGAAGGGCATACCTTAAGGTCTTTCCCTGTCTTGTTTTTCCAAAAAACTCTATTTAAGATTTTAAAGTAAATAAACTATTAAGGAGGTAAAATATGCTGAAAGTGGACATTCCCAGAGAAAGGTCTGCATCTTCCAGAGGTGCCCTGCCAGAAGTGGTAAAGAGGGATGGTGCAATTGTTAGCTTTGACAGGGGCAGAATAGAGAGGGCAATCTCAAAGGCTTTCAGGGCTGTTGATGAGCCAGTGGATGCTTCTACTACGGAGGAGCTTGTGGAGGAGGTTGTTTTCAAGGTGTTGAGTCTGGAAAAGAAAAAGGTTCATGTGGAGGAGATACAGGATATAGTGGAGGAAGTGCTTATCCTCCATGGCTTCGCAAAGGTTGCGAAGGCCTACATCCTTTACAGAAAGAAGAGGGAGGAAATCAGAGATATATCAAAGGCCATAGTTGATGCAGAAAAAGTCGTTCAGGACTATGTATACCAGCAAGACTGGAGGGTTCAGGAAAACGCCAACGCAAGCTACTCCTTCTCCGGTTTAATGCTCCACACCGCGGGGACCGTCATAGCCCACTACACCCTCACCCACGTATATCCTGAAAGGATTGCAAAGGCTCACAGAGAGGGGGACCTTCATATACATGACCTTTCCCATGGCATAGTGGGATACTGTGCAGGATGGTCTATGGAAGACCTATTAAGAAAGGGCTTTAGAGGTGGTCCTGGGAGGGTTACCGCAGGTCCTGCAAAGCACCTCTCTTCTCTTCTTGGTCAAATGGTCAACTTCCTTGGTGTGACGCAGATGGAGTTTGCAGGTGCTCAGGCTCTCAACTCAGTGGATACTTTCCTTGCACCGTTCGTGAGGGCAGACAGACTTGGCTATAATGAGGTTAAACAGCTTGTTCAACAGCTTGTCTTTTCCCTCAACGTCCCCTCAAGATGGGGAGGCCAGGCACCTTTCATAAACTTCTCCTTTGACTGGACTGTTCCAGGAGACATGAAGGATAGACCTGTCATAGTTGGAGGTAGAGAAAGGCCCGACATAGGATACTATGGAGAATTTCAGAAGGAGATGGACATCATAAACAGAGCTTTTATGGAAGTTATGATGGAAGGGGACAACGAAGGCAGGATATTTTCCTTCCCCATACCCACTTATAACATAACTCCTGACTTTGAATGGGACTCGGAGAATGCAAGGCTCTTATGGAAGATGACCGCAAAATACGGCATACCCTATTTTCAAAACTTCATATCAAGCTCCCTGAAGCCGGGGGATGTAAGAAGTATGTGTTGCAGGCTCCAGCTTGACCTGAGGGAACTCAGAAACAGAATGGGTGGTCTTTTTGGAAGCGCCGACAAGACAGGCTCCATAGGAGTTGTAACCATAAACATGCCCAGAATAGGCTACCTTTCTAAGTCCGAGGATGAGTTTTTTGAAAGGCTTAATGAACTTATGGAGCTTGCGAAGGATAGCCTCGAGATAAAGAGGAAAGTCATAGAAAGGAACCTGAAAAGGGGTCTCATGCCTTACTCAAGGGAGTATCTGCAATCCTTTGACACCTTCTTTTCTACCATAGGTCTTGTTGGCATGAACGAGGCATGCCTTAACTTCCTTGGTGTCTCCATAGCAGAGCCTGAGGGCAAGGAGTTTGCCATAAGGGTTCTTAAGTTCATGAGGGAGAGGCTTTCTGATTTTCAGGAGGAGACAGGACATCTTTACAATCTTGAAGCGACGCCTGCGGAGGGAACATCCTACAGACTCGCAAAGATAGACAGAATGAAATATCCCGACATAATAACAGCAGGAGAAGGAGAACCTTACTACACGAACTCAACCCATCTGCCAGTAAACTATACCGATGACCTCTTTGAAGTGCTTCAACATCAGAAGGACTTCCAGACCCTCTACACGGGCGGAACTGTCATACACGCCTTCTTACAGGAATCTCCTAGTGAACTGGCAGTGGCAAGGTTTATAAAAAGAGCTTTTGAAAATTACCCCATTCCATACCTCACTATTACGCCTACCTTCTCCGTCTGTGAAGACCACGGCTACATACGGGGCGAACACTTCCATTGCCCCCAGTGTGGAAAACCTGCAGAGGTTTACTCAAGGGTCGTGGGATATTACAGGCCTGTGCAAAGGTGGAACAGGGGCAAGCAGGAGGAGTTCAGACAGAGGCTGGAGTATGCTATCTAACCCGAGTTTTTCTGGGCGTGGGCGGGCTCATGCCTGTGCCTGCCTTCCACATCTGCAAGTTCTGCCACGGTAGTGGTGGTCAGGTATTCAAGTATTCTTTCTCTGAGTTCAGTCCACTTGTGATGGACCACGCAGGGTGAGCTCTGCCACTCTTCACACCTTCCAGGTCTTAGAGCACAGTAATCCAGCTTGTATTCTTCGTCAAGGTAGCGTATAACATCCATGATGGTTATCTCTTCAGGTGGGACGGCAAGGGTAAAACCGCCGGTTGGGCCCTTATAGGACTTTAAAACCCTTTCCCTTGCCAGTTTGTGAAAAATCTTTGAAAGAAAGGGCTTTGGAATCCTCTGGGCTTCTGCAATTTCCTCCACCTTGACAAGCCTGTCCCTGTTGAGGGCAAGGTACGCAAGGGCCAGAAGGGCATATTTAACAGTTTCTGAGTATATCATGAAAATAAATTATATGCCAGAAGCACTTTTTTGCAAAGTGAAATTAGAATATAAGCATGTTTCCCTCAGATTGGTGGAAAAAGGCGGAAGAAAGGGTAAACAATCTCAAGAAGGCAAAGGAAAGCCTTGAGGAGCTACTCAGCAAACATCCTGAGCCTAAGAGCCTTTTGGACTACCTGAACGATAGAAGGTTCATACTGCTCCTTGAGCTCCTTGACCAGTCTGAGTGTATAAAGAAGTTTCTTATAAACCATCCAGAGGACTTTCAGAGAACCATACCAGGTCTGTGGTATGTCTTCAAAGACAAAAAAACCTATCTGAAGGAGCTGGAGGGTCTCGTGTGGGAGAGTATGTCCGATGAAGAGTTTTCAAGGACCCTCGCTTACTACAGACACAGGGAGCTTATGAGAATAATGGCAAAGGAGATACTTGGCACTGCCAGATACGAGGAGCTTCTTCAGGAATACTCACAGCTTCCTGATGCCATGTTAGAGCTTGCCTACAGGAGAGCTTACAAAGAGGCGGTGGAGAAATACGGAAAGCCTCTGGATGAAGAGGGAAGACCTGCCACAGGATGCGTGATAGCCCTCGGGAAGCTGGGAAGCTATGAGCTCAACTACTACTCAGATATAGACATAATGTTCATACATTCCACAGACAGGGGACAGGCGGGGAAGTTAACTCTGAACGAGTTCTTCTCGAGGTTTTTCCAGAAAGTCTTCAGGCTCATGACCCAGATAACGCCGGAGGGCAAGCCCTACGAGGTGGACCTTGACCTGAGACCTTTTGGCAAATCTGGACCTGTAAGCATGTCTCTCAGAAGCGCAGAGCTCTACTATGAGTCTTATGGTAGAACGTGGGAGAGGTTCGCCCTTCTGAGAGCAAGATACTGTGCGGGAGATGAAGAGCTTTACAGGGCCTTTGAAAGGGAAGTAAAAGAGCCCTTTGTCTTTAAAAAGTCTGTGGACTACAGAATACTGGAGGAGATAAGGCTTATAAAGGCACAGATAGCCAGTGAGGCAAAGAAGAAACTGCTTGGCAGAAACAACATAAAGACGGGAGAGGGTGGTATAAGGGAGGTGGAGTTTGCAGTTCAGTCCCTGCTTCTGCTTCTGGGGGGAAAGTTTCCTTTCCTCAGAGAGAGCAACACCTTCAGGGCCATATGGAAGCTGAGTCAGAAGGGGGTCTTTTCTGGGGAAGAAGCCATATTTTTAGAGAGGGCTTACGAGTTTCTCAGAAGGCTTGAACACAAGGTTCAGCTCTATTCCTGCACGCAAACGCAGAGCTTTTCAGAAGCAGATTTCCCAAGGCTTGCAAAGGCTATGGGCATGAAGGAGCAGGAGCTCAGGGACAGCTATGAAAAGTTCACAAAGGGTGTAAGCCTTATCTTTTCTCAGATAATGCCCTCACAGGTAGAGGAGGAGCTCCATCCTATTCAGAGAGCCTTGCTGAACAGCGATCTGGAAGAGGCAAGGGAAATCCTGAACGGCTACGGCTTTAGAGAGCCAGTAAGAGCCTTTAACATACTCCTTAGCTACATAAGCGGAAGGGAGGGCATAAAGCTGTCCACTCAGGAAAAAGAGACATTTATAAAAGTCCTTCCTCAGCTTCTTGAAAGTATGGCTCAGACCACAGACCCGGATGAAACCCTTTCCAACTTTGATAAGTTCTTTTCAAACCCCACAGGCAGGAAGGTAATCCTGAGCCCTGCAAAGGAAGACGTAAGCAAAAGCCTCTGCAGGGTCTTTTCTCTCTCATCTTACCTTTCCACGCTGATAAGCAGATATCCAGACCTTGTGGAGGATGTGCTCACCCTTTATCAGGACTTTCCTGAGGAGGAAAGGTTCACTGAAGAGTTTGAAAAATACAGAAGCACACTGGGGCTCAGCCCGGAGAATCTCTACAGAAGGTTTAAAAGGGTCTGGGAGATAAGAATAGCTCTTGTGTATCTTGTAAAGAAGGAGGACAGATACAGAAAGCTCTTCAGCTTCTTTGAAAAGCTCTCAGACCTTGCAGACTTTTTATTGCGAAGACTGTGGAAAGACCTCGGGTTTGAGGACATGCTTCTTCTTGCCCTTGGCAAGTATGGAAGCAAAGAGCTCACAGTTGGCTCTGACCTTGACCTTGTTTTCCTGTGCAGAGAATCCGGAGAGGAAAAGACCAGAAAAGCTCAGGAACTGATTGCCTTTCTCACAAAGCATACCTCGGAGGGTTACCTTTACGATGTGGACTTCAGGCTCAGACCCATGGGAAGCGCCGGAGAAATAGCTCCCTCCATGAGCTTTTACAGAGAATACTTCCAGTCTCAGGCAAGGACATGGGAAAGACTTGCATGGACAAGATGCAGATACGTAGCTGGACCGCAGGAGCTTGCAGAGGAGTTTGAAGGGCTCCTCAGAAGCTTTCTCTTTGAAAAGCCACTGGGTGAAAAGGAAAGGGGAGAAATAAGGGATATGAGGCTTGCCCTTGAGGGCAACGCAAAGAAGGGAAAGGAAATTTTGGACCTCAAGTTCTCTCCCGGAGGGCTTATTGACGCAGAGTTTCTCATTCAGTATTACAGCCTTTTAGAAAGGCTAAGAGAACCCTCAATGATAAGAGCCTGTGGTAGGCTTATGGAAAAGTATCCGGTTCTCAAAGAGGTGCAAGAGCACTACACTTTTCTCAGGCTTGTGGAAACAAGGCTCAGGCTTTCAAAGGAGAGGGCAGGGTCTTTACTTGGACCTCAGGATATGAAAAGGGTAGCAAGCTCGCTGGGCATGCAGACAGAGGAGCTTCAGGAAAAGGTTATGGGTAGCATGAAGAGGCTGAGGGATATCTTTCTTGAGGTCTTTGATTGATTCAGAGAAGGAGAGAGGCTACAAGGAAGTAGACAAAGACCGATATTATATCCTGCAACACGGTGGCAAGAGGGCCGCTTCCGTGTGCTGGGTCCGAGCCAAGCCTTTTGAGAAACATGGGCAGCAAAGAGGCCACAAAGCCGGCCGCCGTTGAAGCAAGAAGTATGGCAAGAGAGACAACGAGGGCGATTTTCATATCCTTCCAGAAGATGGATACTGCAAAGAAACTGAAAAAGAAGAGGGCAAGGCCTATGGCACTGCTTGTTTTGGTTTCCCTTCCTATGTCTACAGGTATTCTCAGGGCAAGAGCCCTGACTATGAGAGCCTCTGTCTGCGTTCCCACAGCATCTGCAAGGTAAACCACCGTTGGTATAAAAAAGGCAAGAGCCACATGCCTTTCCAGCTCTTTTTCAAACATGCCCACCACTCCAGCGGCTAGAAATCCACCCACAAGACCAGCGAGGAGCCAGGGCAGCCTGTAGAGGACTCTTCTGCCAAGGTCTGCACTCCCATAAGACACAGCCATATTGTCTGGTCCCAGAATACCCGCCATCTTTGAGAGGTCTTCCTCATGTTCCTGAAGCAAAACTCTGAGAAGGGTGAAGGGTGGTATGAGTCCAAGAAAGTATCCATAGTGGTCCACAACGGGCATGGCGTATTCGCCCTTCTGCACCGCCTGCCATGCTACCACCTCCTGGTCTGTATCTGGGCTTACCCTTGGGGGGTCTGAGTCCATGATGCCACCTATCCTGTCCTCGGGACCTGCACTGAAGAGGTCCTCTGCCGTAACTATTCCAACAAGCTTCCCTCCCTCAAGAACCACTATGTGAGAGGCGGAGACATACTTTTTGCCAAGTATCCTTTCAATGGTCTCCTCCACAGTGTTTTCAGGATGTGCTATTGGCACATCAACAACTGCAAGAGCTTTTGCAGTCTCATAAAAGGCTCCCCTGTCCATGTGTATAGTCTATCAGACCAATCTTAATATTCCGTTAAAATCAGCCCAGAAGCCTGAGTGCCCTTGCAACTCTTTCCAGAACCTTTTCCGTGGGCATCACATCACAGATTATGTCCACTCCTACACCCTCCAGCTCTCCCGTGAGGCAGGCTCTGAGGGCATGCCACACATCCTTTGCCTTCAGATTTAGCTCCTTCTGTATCTCCTTCGCTATTTCCTTCACTCTGGTAGCATTGAGCTCGCCCTCCTGAGCTTTTTGCAGGAAAAGCTCAAGCACTTCCCTTGAGTGCTCGTTCTCAAGCACCGCCATAGCCTGCTCTGAATAGCTTATCTCTTCCACAAAGAAGGGCTTTAATCTTTCAACCCCATCAAGCAGGGTTTCAAAGGAGTCTCTGGTTCTTTCAAGGACCTTTTTTACATATTCCCTGTCTACTTCGTATCCAGCCCTCTGGAGGAAAGGCATAAACTCCTCCACAAGCCTGTCAAGGGAGAGAACTTCCCTTATGTATACCCCGTTCATCCACCTGAGCTTTTCCTTGCTGAAGACCGCAGGCGATGAGTTAACATCCTCAAGCCTGAAAAGCTGTATGAGCTCATCTTTTGAAAATATCTCCTTCCCTTCCTCCGGGGGGGACCAGCCCAGAAGGCACAGAAAGTTAAAAAGGGCTTCCGGCAGGTATCCTTCCTCTCTGTAGTTTCTGACAGAAACCGCTCCATGTCTTTTTGAGAGCTTGCTCCTGTCCTCTCCCAGTATGACGGGTAGGTGGGCAAACTCTGGAATCTCAAAACCCAGAGCTTCGTAGATGAGTATCTGCTTTGGTGTGTTGGGTATGTGGTCTTCGCCCCTTACCACATGGGTGACACCCATAAGGGCATCATCCACCACCACCACAAAGTTGTAGGTGGGTGTCCCATCGCTCCGCACTATCACAAAATCTCCAAAGTCATCCACGCTTATGGCTATGTGCCCCTTTATGAGGTCTTCAAAGACAACAACCCTTCCATCGGGCACCCTGAAGCGTATAGCATAGGGCTTGCCCTCTCTCTTGAAGGCTTCCGCTTCCTCCCTGCTGAGAACTCTACACTTGCCCGAGTAGCGGTAGGGCACTCCTCTTTCCTCCGCCTTCTTGCGTTCTTCTTCCAGTTCATCCACCGTGCAGAAGCAGGGGTAGGCGTGTCCACTCTCAAGAAGTCTCTGTGTATACTCCCTGTATATGTCAAACCTCTCCGACTGCCTGTAGAACTCATCCCACTCAATTCCAAGCCACTGAAGGTCCTCAAGAAGCATCCTCTCAAACTCCTCTGTGGACCTTTCCCTGTCCGTGTCCTCAACCCTAAGGATAAACTTTCCTCCATGATGTCTTGCAAAGAGGTAGCTGAATATGGCGGTTCTTGCGTTCCCCAGGTGCAGGTATCCTGTGGGGCTCGGTGCAAAGCGTGAAACTACCATGGGAATATTATAGCCCGTAGTTATTCCTGTAATAGTCACACCATGCGCTCACGGGACATTCTCCGCATTTTGGCCT
The Aquificaceae bacterium genome window above contains:
- a CDS encoding Rrf2 family transcriptional regulator, which gives rise to MIYSETVKYALLALAYLALNRDRLVKVEEIAEAQRIPKPFLSKIFHKLARERVLKSYKGPTGGFTLAVPPEEITIMDVIRYLDEEYKLDYCALRPGRCEEWQSSPCVVHHKWTELRERILEYLTTTTVAELADVEGRHRHEPAHAQKNSG
- the gltX gene encoding glutamate--tRNA ligase, which codes for MVVSRFAPSPTGYLHLGNARTAIFSYLFARHHGGKFILRVEDTDRERSTEEFERMLLEDLQWLGIEWDEFYRQSERFDIYREYTQRLLESGHAYPCFCTVDELEEERKKAEERGVPYRYSGKCRVLSREEAEAFKREGKPYAIRFRVPDGRVVVFEDLIKGHIAISVDDFGDFVIVRSDGTPTYNFVVVVDDALMGVTHVVRGEDHIPNTPKQILIYEALGFEIPEFAHLPVILGEDRSKLSKRHGAVSVRNYREEGYLPEALFNFLCLLGWSPPEEGKEIFSKDELIQLFRLEDVNSSPAVFSKEKLRWMNGVYIREVLSLDRLVEEFMPFLQRAGYEVDREYVKKVLERTRDSFETLLDGVERLKPFFVEEISYSEQAMAVLENEHSREVLELFLQKAQEGELNATRVKEIAKEIQKELNLKAKDVWHALRACLTGELEGVGVDIICDVMPTEKVLERVARALRLLG
- a CDS encoding glutamine-synthetase adenylyltransferase → MFPSDWWKKAEERVNNLKKAKESLEELLSKHPEPKSLLDYLNDRRFILLLELLDQSECIKKFLINHPEDFQRTIPGLWYVFKDKKTYLKELEGLVWESMSDEEFSRTLAYYRHRELMRIMAKEILGTARYEELLQEYSQLPDAMLELAYRRAYKEAVEKYGKPLDEEGRPATGCVIALGKLGSYELNYYSDIDIMFIHSTDRGQAGKLTLNEFFSRFFQKVFRLMTQITPEGKPYEVDLDLRPFGKSGPVSMSLRSAELYYESYGRTWERFALLRARYCAGDEELYRAFEREVKEPFVFKKSVDYRILEEIRLIKAQIASEAKKKLLGRNNIKTGEGGIREVEFAVQSLLLLLGGKFPFLRESNTFRAIWKLSQKGVFSGEEAIFLERAYEFLRRLEHKVQLYSCTQTQSFSEADFPRLAKAMGMKEQELRDSYEKFTKGVSLIFSQIMPSQVEEELHPIQRALLNSDLEEAREILNGYGFREPVRAFNILLSYISGREGIKLSTQEKETFIKVLPQLLESMAQTTDPDETLSNFDKFFSNPTGRKVILSPAKEDVSKSLCRVFSLSSYLSTLISRYPDLVEDVLTLYQDFPEEERFTEEFEKYRSTLGLSPENLYRRFKRVWEIRIALVYLVKKEDRYRKLFSFFEKLSDLADFLLRRLWKDLGFEDMLLLALGKYGSKELTVGSDLDLVFLCRESGEEKTRKAQELIAFLTKHTSEGYLYDVDFRLRPMGSAGEIAPSMSFYREYFQSQARTWERLAWTRCRYVAGPQELAEEFEGLLRSFLFEKPLGEKERGEIRDMRLALEGNAKKGKEILDLKFSPGGLIDAEFLIQYYSLLERLREPSMIRACGRLMEKYPVLKEVQEHYTFLRLVETRLRLSKERAGSLLGPQDMKRVASSLGMQTEELQEKVMGSMKRLRDIFLEVFD
- a CDS encoding ribonucleoside triphosphate reductase; this encodes MLKVDIPRERSASSRGALPEVVKRDGAIVSFDRGRIERAISKAFRAVDEPVDASTTEELVEEVVFKVLSLEKKKVHVEEIQDIVEEVLILHGFAKVAKAYILYRKKREEIRDISKAIVDAEKVVQDYVYQQDWRVQENANASYSFSGLMLHTAGTVIAHYTLTHVYPERIAKAHREGDLHIHDLSHGIVGYCAGWSMEDLLRKGFRGGPGRVTAGPAKHLSSLLGQMVNFLGVTQMEFAGAQALNSVDTFLAPFVRADRLGYNEVKQLVQQLVFSLNVPSRWGGQAPFINFSFDWTVPGDMKDRPVIVGGRERPDIGYYGEFQKEMDIINRAFMEVMMEGDNEGRIFSFPIPTYNITPDFEWDSENARLLWKMTAKYGIPYFQNFISSSLKPGDVRSMCCRLQLDLRELRNRMGGLFGSADKTGSIGVVTINMPRIGYLSKSEDEFFERLNELMELAKDSLEIKRKVIERNLKRGLMPYSREYLQSFDTFFSTIGLVGMNEACLNFLGVSIAEPEGKEFAIRVLKFMRERLSDFQEETGHLYNLEATPAEGTSYRLAKIDRMKYPDIITAGEGEPYYTNSTHLPVNYTDDLFEVLQHQKDFQTLYTGGTVIHAFLQESPSELAVARFIKRAFENYPIPYLTITPTFSVCEDHGYIRGEHFHCPQCGKPAEVYSRVVGYYRPVQRWNRGKQEEFRQRLEYAI
- a CDS encoding magnesium transporter, yielding MDRGAFYETAKALAVVDVPIAHPENTVEETIERILGKKYVSASHIVVLEGGKLVGIVTAEDLFSAGPEDRIGGIMDSDPPRVSPDTDQEVVAWQAVQKGEYAMPVVDHYGYFLGLIPPFTLLRVLLQEHEEDLSKMAGILGPDNMAVSYGSADLGRRVLYRLPWLLAGLVGGFLAAGVVGMFEKELERHVALAFFIPTVVYLADAVGTQTEALIVRALALRIPVDIGRETKTSSAIGLALFFFSFFAVSIFWKDMKIALVVSLAILLASTAAGFVASLLPMFLKRLGSDPAHGSGPLATVLQDIISVFVYFLVASLLL